In Camelina sativa cultivar DH55 chromosome 16, Cs, whole genome shotgun sequence, a single window of DNA contains:
- the LOC104701166 gene encoding sm-like protein LSM8 isoform X1: MATATGLESLVDQYISVITNDGRNIVGYLKGFDQATNIILDESHERVFSTKEGVQQHVLGLFIIRGDNIGVIGELDEELDASLDLSELRAHPLKPVVH; the protein is encoded by the exons ATGGCGACAGCTACTGGACTCGAGTCTCTTGTTGATC AGTATATTTCGGTGATTACAAATGATGGACGCAACATTGTG GGATATCTTAAAGGTTTTGACCAAGCTACAAATATAATCCTTGATGAATCTCATGAGCGTGTGTTTTCCACAAAG GAAGGGGTACAACAGCATGTGTTGGGTTTGTTCATTATCAGAGGCGACAACAT AGGTGTTATTGGGGAGCTGGACGAGGAGCTTGATGCAAGTCTGGACTTATCAGAACTGAGAGCTCATCCTTTGAAACCCGTCGTGCATTGA
- the LOC104701166 gene encoding sm-like protein LSM8 isoform X2, whose amino-acid sequence MATATGLESLVDQYISVITNDGRNIVGYLKGFDQATKEGVQQHVLGLFIIRGDNIGVIGELDEELDASLDLSELRAHPLKPVVH is encoded by the exons ATGGCGACAGCTACTGGACTCGAGTCTCTTGTTGATC AGTATATTTCGGTGATTACAAATGATGGACGCAACATTGTG GGATATCTTAAAGGTTTTGACCAAGCTACAA AGGAAGGGGTACAACAGCATGTGTTGGGTTTGTTCATTATCAGAGGCGACAACAT AGGTGTTATTGGGGAGCTGGACGAGGAGCTTGATGCAAGTCTGGACTTATCAGAACTGAGAGCTCATCCTTTGAAACCCGTCGTGCATTGA
- the LOC104750357 gene encoding uncharacterized protein At1g65710-like, translating into MGCCLSKKPSPSSNVTSSTIIRSPDPTIKPKIEPIEETKPKFQKLNQEEEVPKKEALVIKHRRSHEERSKKTDSDKDSPVSSPVAAEKPNSTTPVVRISSCTKEEVDAILIHCGKLSRSNSAAKTRRYSASKRSFDFDQNGGDDAAVEVEEAEMQTHRNRHHGVERVNGSPRERRRRTPSRERDDSRSYRSGSRERGNNGGGSSRRVSRSPAKRSEFPNVNNNRPGKFVTIPATDKSNNVEPSVKRVTTVKRNIGDACRIAASPRSKSPARTGPSLSRSNSRKAEQSPYRRNPLGEIDQNSSRIGSCNNNNNKTIESLKPNPRTSRAASPSSRPAAVVEPPQVVLRRSRSVRKSRDFDMVSNEDNNYTALLLKDIKNFHGKSVVEDHSVALLPLCVTKACSIVEAVADLNSMANNNNSDSSRFRFTSTAKKADLMEPSFEKYVTLKRGGSLEESSGSNNVT; encoded by the coding sequence ATGGGTTGCTGTCTTAGCAAAAAACCTTCTCCTTCCTCTAATGTCACCTCCTCTACTATTATTAGATCCCCAGATCCCACCATCAAACCCAAGATTGAGccaatagaagaaacaaaacccaaatttCAGAAActgaatcaagaagaagaagttccaaAAAAAGAAGCTTTGGTGATAAAACACAGAAGAAGCCATGAAGAGAGATCCAAGAAGACAGATTCAGATAAAGACTCTCCAGTTTCGTCTCCTGTAGCTGCTGAGAAACCGAACTCTACAACACCTGTCGTGAGGATCTCGAGCTGTACTAAAGAAGAAGTCGATGCTATATTAATACACTGTGGGAAGCTGAGTAGAAGCAACTCTGCTGCTAAAACAAGAAGATACTCTGCTTCAAAgagaagttttgattttgaccAAAACGGCGGCGATGATGCGGCGGTGGAGGTGGAAGAGGCTGAGATGCAGACTCACCGGAACCGTCACCATGGAGTTGAGAGAGTGAACGGTTCGCCACGGGAACGAAGAAGACGAACTCCGAGTAGAGAAAGGGATGATTCGAGGAGTTACCGATCCGGAAGCAGAGAAAGAGGAAACAACGGCGGTGGTAGCAGCAGGCGAGTGAGTAGATCTCCGGCGAAACGATCGGAGTTTCCAAATGTTAACAACAACAGACCGGGAAAGTTTGTTACGATTCCGGCGACTGATAAGAGTAACAACGTAGAGCCGTCGGTTAAACGGGTTACTACGGTTAAGAGAAACATCGGAGACGCTTGTAGAATCGCAGCGTCTCCGAGATCAAAGTCTCCGGCAAGAACGGGTCCCTCGCTTAGCCGGAGCAATTCAAGAAAGGCGGAGCAATCCCCGTATAGACGAAATCCATTAGGAGAGATTGATCAAAACTCATCAAGAATCGGATcttgtaacaacaacaacaacaagacgaTAGAGTCTCTAAAACCTAATCCAAGAACTAGTAGAGCTGCTAGCCCGAGTAGTCGCCCCGCAGCAGTTGTAGAACCTCCTCAAGTTGTGTTAAGGAGAAGCAGATCGGTGAGGAAGTCTCGAGATTTCGATATGGTATCGAACGAAGATAACAATTACACAGCATTGTTGTTGaaagatattaagaattttcATGGGAAGAGTGTTGTTGAAGACCACTCGGTTGCGTTGTTGCCTTTATGTGTTACTAAAGCTTGTTCCATTGTTGAAGCAGTGGCTGATCTTAACTCTATggctaacaacaacaactccgATTCGAGCCGGTTTAGATTCACATCGACGGCTAAGAAAGCGGATTTGATGGAACCGAGTTTTGAAAAGTATGTGACTCTGAAGAGAGGTGGTTCGTTGGAGGAATCATCAGGCAGCAACAATGTTACATGA